From one Marmota flaviventris isolate mMarFla1 chromosome 1, mMarFla1.hap1, whole genome shotgun sequence genomic stretch:
- the Shd gene encoding SH2 domain-containing adapter protein D — MAKWLRDYLSFGGRRPPPQPPTPDYTESDILRAYRVQKNLDFEDPYEDSESRPEPDPADPGDTKGPGDSKFDSPKHRLIKVEAADMARAKALLDNPGEELEVDTEYSDPFDAQPHPPPPDDGYMEPYDAQRVISELPCGAGLQLYDTPYEEQDPERGDGPPFDQRPRQSRLPQEDERPADEYDQPWEWKKDHISRAFAVQFDSPEWERTPGSIKELRRPPPRSPQPAERVDPALPLEKQPWFHGPLSRVDAENLLSLCKEGSYLVRLSETSAQDCSLSLRSIQGFLHLKFTWTRENQVVLGQHSGPFASVPELVLHYSAHPLPVQGAEHLALLYPVATQRP; from the exons ATGGCCAAGTGGCTTCGGGACTACCTGAGCTTTGGCGGTCGGAGACCCCCTCCGCAGCCGCCCACCCCGGACTACACGGAGAGCGATATCCTGAGGGCCTACAGGGTGCAGAAGAATCTGGACTTTGAGGACCCCTATGAGGACTCCGAGAGCCGCCCAGAGCCAGACCCTGCGGACCCCGGAGACACCAAGGGCCCCGGAGACTCCAAGTTCGACTCTCCCAAGCACCGGCTCATCAAAGTGGAGGCCGCAGACATGGCCAGAGCCAAAGCCTTGCTGGACAACCCCGGGGAAGAG CTGGAAGTTGACACTGAGTATTCAGACCCCTTCGATGCCCAGCCTCACCCGCCACCCCCAGATGATGGCTACATGGAGCCCTATGACGCCCAGCGGGTCATAAGTG AACTGCCCTGCGGCGCGGGGCTACAGCTGTATGATACTCCCTATGAAGAGCAGGACCCAGAGCGGGGGGACGGGCCCCCTTTTGATCAGAGGCCTCGGCAGAGTCGGCTGCCCCAAGAGGATGAACGTCCAGCAGATGAGTATGACCAGCCCTGGGAGTGGAAGAAAGACCACATCTCCAGAGCATTTGCAG TGCAGTTTGACAGTCCAGAGTGGGAAAGGACCCCAGGCTCAATCAAGGAGCTACGGAGACCCCCACCCAGAAGCCCCCAGCCCGCAGAGCGTGTGGATCCTGCTCTGCCCCTGGAGAAACAGCC GTGGTTTCATGGACCGCTGAGCCGCGTGGATGCCGAGAACCTCCTGTCACTCTGCAAGGAAGGCAGCTACCTCGTGCGGCTCAGTGAGACCAGCGCCCAGGACTGCTCCCTGTCCCTCAG GAGCATCCAGGGCTTCCTGCATCTGAAGTTCACGTGGACCCGAGAGAACCAGGTGGTGCTGGGGCAGCACAGCGGGCCCTTCGCCAGCGTGCCCGAGCTGGTCCTGCACTACAGCGCTCACCCGCTGCCGGTGCAGGGAGCCGAGCACCTGGCTCTGCTGTACCCCGTCGCCACGCAGAGACCTTGA